A region from the Bactrocera dorsalis isolate Fly_Bdor chromosome 1, ASM2337382v1, whole genome shotgun sequence genome encodes:
- the LOC105224190 gene encoding ribonuclease P protein subunit p30: protein MEKTYPFYDLCIPYQKDEKALREIIKEAISLGYKTIAIEQVFDHSRRDATKRVPDIFPPPVTLKSLEDEFKNQLKILQRLTILYVDVSVAHAMTNSLNLKKYDLVAGQPKTDAALTHCCTTFAGDLVTFDTDGGVKLLVNRKAYQIGVKRGLFFEIKYGPAIRDSNVRKDMIKLAHNYCVRGKTKSIIFSSGATNPFELRGPYDVANLAYIFGLSEDQGKNAVNKACRQLFLRAQGRRIGKTFMFVRSTGPVVFSDSSDSDDADSEKAADDGSDENEEMGNFVDTNSPEPPSKKKKKLV, encoded by the exons ATGGAGAAAACATATCCGTTCTATGACTTATGCATACCATATCAAAAAGACGAGAAGGCGCTGAGAGAAATAATTAAAGAGGCAATCAGTT TGGGTTACAAAACTATTGCTATTGAACAAGTGTTTGATCACAGCAGACGCGATGCTACCAAGCGTGTTCCTGACATATTTCCGCCACCTGTCACATTGAAATCGTTGGAAGATGAGTTTAAAAAtcaactaaaaattttacaaaggttaacaatattatatgttgATGTTAGTGTAGCGCATGCCATG aCGAACTCACTTAACTTAAAGAAATACGATCTAGTGGCCGGTCAACCAAAAACGGATGCTGCTCTAAca CACTGCTGTACAACTTTCGCGGGAGACTTGGTGACATTCGACACTGATGGGGGCGTAAAGTTGTTGGTGAATCGAAAAGCATATCAAATAGGTGTCAAGAGAGgcttatttttcgaaataaaatatgGACCAGCAATCAGAGACTCCAACGTACGCAAGGATATGATAAAACTGGCACACAATTATTGCGTTCGCGgtaaaacaaaaagcataatTTTCAGTAGTGGCGCAACTAATCCTTTTGAACTTCGTGGACCGTACGATGTGGCCAATCT gGCTTATATCTTTGGCTTGTCCGAGGATCAAGGAAAGAATGCTGTGAATAAAGCGTGCAGACAGTTATTTTTGAGAGCTC AGGGTCGTCGCATTGGTAAAACATTTATGTTCGTGAGATCGACCGGACCAGTGGTGTTTTCCGACTCATCTGATTCTGACGATGCTGATTCCGAGAAAGCAGCTGATGATGGTAGCGATGAAAATGAAGAAATGGGAAACTTTGTGGACACGAATTCGCCAGAACcaccaagtaaaaaaaaaaagaaacttgtttag
- the LOC105224209 gene encoding tRNA-dihydrouridine(16/17) synthase [NAD(P)(+)]-like isoform X2, producing the protein MENEVVAPTPTNASSTPTTTTTPPTEVQTAKSDTAAKDTTATRPKLEGYEFYRKVLGSPQYVVAPMVDQSELAWRMFCRKYGAQLCYSPMFHSNLFAKDPKYRKDALQTCPEDRPLIIQFCGNDAETLLEAALLAQDHCDAVDINLGCPQAIAKRGHYGAFLQDEWELLAEIVNTLHTQLSVPVTCKIRVFEDRQRTIEYAKMLEAAGCQLLTVHGRTREQKGPLTGIADWSYIKEVRQHIKIPMFANGNILGLEDIKRCLSETGVDGVMTAEGNLHNPAIFTGESVKTWDMAEEYLDFVQQYPCPVSYIRGHLFKIFHHLMNLRPNADLREELAVSNQLEHFRTVVGKIKHKYEPFHVGAEVYEAEEVDPSVLVIEEGLNLSLPPWLCQPYIRVPPELHKQIIAEKVRLAEDPNRQKRQFFDTEGNEISRKRMKKLRRRLRRPNKPEGRHERSLECCDLCANPVGIKCEYRLCRTCCREKCYTEDRDCPGHGILIKSRRIKAKKFENQQEGKQDSGVSDDVDEATNECSANDKPARILHSTETNTVPNGNS; encoded by the exons ATGGAGAATGAAGTCGTCGCGCCCACACCAACCAATGCCAGTTCCACacctacaacaactacaacaccgCCGACCGAAGTACAAACAGCAAAAAGTGATACAGCAGCAAAAGACACGACAGCAACACGCCCTAAACTTGAAGGTTACGAATTTTACCGCAAAGTCCTTGGATCACCTCAGTATGTG GTGGCGCCCATGGTGGATCAAAGCGAATTGGCCTGGCGTATGTTCTGTCGCAAGTATGGTGCCCAACTGTGCTACTCGCCCATGTTTCACAGCAACTTGTTTGCCAAGGATCCTAAGTATCGCAAGGATGCGCTACAAACATGCCCCGAAGATCGACCATTAATTATACAG TTTTGCGGCAACGATGCAGAAACGCTGCTGGAGGCTGCACTCTTGGCACAGGACCACTGTGACGCTGTCGACATCAACTTGGGCTGTCCGCAGGCGATTGCAAAACGTGGCCATTACGGTGCCTTTCTGCAGGACGAGTGGGAACTGTTAGCAGAAATTG TAAATACACTACATACGCAGCTCTCTGTGCCGGTGACGTGCAAAATTCGCGTATTCGAAGATCGTCAGCGTACGATTGAGTATGCAAAAATGCTCGAAGCGGCGGGTTGTCAACTGCTCACCGTACATGGCCGAACACGAGAACAAAAGGGGCCGCTCACGGGCATCGCCGACTGGAGTTACATCAAAGAAGTAAG ACAACATATAAAAATACCCATGTTTGCTAATGGCAATATTCTTGGCCTCGAAGACATAAAGCGTTGCTTGTCGGAAACAGGAGTCGATGGCGTTATGACTGCTGAAGGGAATCTACACAATCCAGCCATATTTACGGGTGAATCGGTGAAAACCTGGGATATGGCAGAAGAGTATTTGGACTTTGTGCAGCAATATCCCTGCCCCGTGTCTTATATACGTGGACATTTATTCAAAATCTTCCatcattt AATGAACTTAAGACCAAATGCAGACTTACGCGAAGAATTGGCAGTGTCGAATCAGTTGGAGCATTTTCGCACTGTTGTTGGGAAAATTAAGCACAAATACGAGCCATTCCATGTGGGTGCGGAGGTTTATGAGGCCGAGGAGGTGGACCCCAGCGTTTTAGTCATCGAAGAGGGT TTGAATCTATCATTGCCACCGTGGCTATGTCAACCGTACATTCGTGTACCTCCTGAGCTGCATAAACAAATTATAGCTGAGAAGGTGCGTCTGGCTGAGGATCCCAATAGACAGAAACGTCAGTTTTTCGACACCGAAGGCAATGAGATATCACGCAAGCGCATGAAAAAGTTACGCCGACGCTTGCGTCGTCCCAATAAGCCTGAAGGCCGACATGAACGTAGCTTGGAGTGCTGTGATCTATGTGCGAATCCGGTCGGCATCAAATGTGAGTACCGTTTATGCCGCACCTGCTGTCGTGAGAAATGTTACACTGAAGACCGCGATTGTCCAGGGCATGGTATATTGATTAAATCGCGTCGTATAAAAGCGAAGAAATTCGAAAATCAACAGGAGGGTAAACAAGATTCTGGCGTTTCTGATGATGTGGATGAAGCGACAAACGAATGTAGTGCAAACGACAAACCGGCGAGGATTTTACATAGCACAGAGACGAATACTGTTCCCAATGGGAACAGTTGA